The DNA region CATAAAATATTCCAAAgcttaaaatttgaattaaacaaaacatattagattatacaatgtagtgctgttgatTAGTAGCATtaagtttaattacacagaatttatgataaattaatgttttttttaaatctcattaaactgggccccctggcaccatctcagggcCTCCAGGGGGctacggcccccagtttgagaaccactgctataagtaacccacttctaccctaaataaccttgaatttggttacatgctgtttttgccaaaataacatAAAGTgtcatcatgtaagcaaagtccaCAGGTGTCTACGGTGTTTGCTttaatttcttttacatgttcAAAACGCATCGtatattcttgggctatggttagaagTCTGTTggccaaaattgcttgctgggtagaTCTGCATGTCTGAAATTACTGCTGGGAGACATGGCCGGCTAGTGGTGTAACTTCCTTAAAGGGATTTTGCTTTTAATATAGTGTGGTAAAATGAAAATGGTATACTATCttcataaattaaattaaattaatttaaattttaaagacGCCTTATTTTCCTGTTGTTCAATGACCGCACATGCAACTGCACCTGTCATTTAATAAAAGCCCATATTTGTTATAAAACTGTCATCACCTTACAATTAGGTTTAGTGTACATTTGAGATATGTTTGTCATATGTGAGTCAAAACATGAACTCACGAAGTCTGTGTGTTTCTACACTGCCGATAAGAGGGAAATCTTAGTGGTGATAAATGTGCCGTAAAGTGGTTTCTCCTGATACGCGAGtctataaataatatatttatatccCCCTGCAGCAAGATTGTAAATTTTATATACCGAGGCAGTTTACAAACATATTCATTGCCGTATCCTTAAGAGATTGCATCTTAAGAAACTGTTTAAAGTAAGTAATTGTAATCATTTTGCCTttattaaaattgtatttaattttaGCCTTTCTCTTCTGTCTTTTTCACAGGTGGGATTTTTCCCTTCTGAATGTGTGGAATTAATAAGTGAGAAAATCCCATCAAACGTGACCAACTCATTGGCCAAGCCAGGTACAGCCTATTGTCTATGCTCTTTGTTATTCATTGTTGCGTTACATCAACCTAAGCTTATTTTaaagtgctgtttttgtgttttgaaaatattgttttaatcTTCCAGTGTCCAAGAAACACGGCAAGCTGATCACATTCCTGCGCACATTCATGAAATCGCGTCCCACCAAGCAGAAGCTGAAACAGCGAGGTATCCTGAAGGAGAGAGTGTTCGGATGTGACCTCGGAGAACACTTGCTTAACTCAGGCCATGATGGTGagagcaaaaaaagaaaatgttttatttcatcaattatgcatttcaacatttgattgaaacaacatgagaaaGAATATTTATGTTAAACAAAGCTCTAGAAActtataaatatgcaaataagCAATGACAAGTTCATATTAAAATAGCAGATTTAATATTTGTTGGTTCATCAGTCCCACAGGTCATAAGAAGCTGCACTGAGTTCATTGAGAGACATGGAGTAGTGGATGGGATTTACCGCTTGTCTGGGATTTCTTCCAACATTCAGAAACTGCGGTGAGGATAGGATGAATAGAATTAACCTACTGGACATTATCCTATTACAAATCTATGAAACCTTTAAGCACCCTAATTCTAATATAATTACAATCACATGTATCTACCCCATCTCTGCAGTCATGAGTTTGATTCAGAGGATGTTCCTGATCTCACCAAGGACACTTATGTCCAGGACATTCATTCGGTGGGATCGCTGTGTAAGCTCTACTTTCGGGAGCTGCCCAACCCACTGCTTACCTACCAGCTCTATGAGAAATTCTCTGTAGGTGACAGCAAACATTGACACACCAGTGTACTGTGACTCAATAGTGTTATAACAGAGACGTGATGTTTTGCCATCTTTGTCACAGGACGCTGTTTCAGCAGCCACTGACGAGGAGAGGCTGATCAAAGTGCATGATGTCATACAGCAGCTGCCTCCACCACACTACAGGTTAGCATCGGTGAGATCTATATAACAGCAGATAGAATGCTGCACAGCATCCTCTACTGGTCAAAAACAGAAGTGCAGTTGAAATGATTATTATTGCCAGTATGAGAAGAAATTTATATTTCATTCAGAACTGAGCAAAATTAAGTTTGATCTTTTTATATGATATATATAATGACCAGGTGGCTTATAAAggtttttaaaatgataacAGGGCCGTTTtacagacagggtttagattaatctaagatattttacaaacataccttacaaaaatatATGATGTGCCTTTTGAGACagaacaatggcactgatatatgttaagatgtttttaaatttagccatctcaaacatgcattttagtctgggactataaGCCCTGTCTGGCAAACCAGTCCTTTATAGCATTTTAAACTGAAGCAAATTATGCTAAATTTCAATTCTGGTTATATTTTGTGTTGCTTTGGCAATGAATGCAAATGATAATTTATAGTTCATGCTCACTTACCTGCTTCTCAGTAAAAGTTATTGGATGAAATTTGTCATCTGATTAATGTTATTAATCTTAATAAAATTAATGTGTTTATATTGTGTCCACAATAaaagttaatatttttttacatacattgtATGCATCTAGGTTATGCTTATGAGTAgctaaattacattaaaattacgTTTGTAACTTATgtctatttaaatacatttcttaaagggttaattttatttataccatgggtctgttgaatgctgtattctgattggttgagaaatgttccagtggtatgcattatttttcgataaccgCACACCCAACTTGTCACAttgcaccagagcaatgtttgtggtaatcgTGTTGtaagtggaataattgactccggtcctattttaaaataatgcacacacgCGATGTAACTCCGCTTCGTgttgtgccgcattaccaccttgggagTGCATTATCATTTTTATGCATTGAAGTGCTGAATAAATATGACACACATCTGCCTGTTTCATTTTTACTGTAATAATCAATGGCCGTCTCTGGTCTTcgtgttttttgtgtgtgtttttttgctTGCAGGACTCTTGAGTTTCTCATGAGACATTTATCCTGTATGGGAACTTACAGCAAGGTAACCAACATGCACTACAAAAACCTTGCTATCGTCTGGGCTCCAAATCTCCTCAGGTGGGTTTCAAGTCTCTGCTTCCAGACAGATATatctttaagtttatttatcCTGTCCAAAATAATTTATTCATTGATTATCTCTTCCTCAACTGCTTCAGATCTAAACAGATCGAGTCTGCGTGTTTCAGCGGAACCTCCGCCTTCATGGAAGTGCGCGTTCAGTCTGTCGTTGTGGAGTTCATCCTTAATCACGTAGATGCCCTCTTCAGTCCCAAACTCAGCACTTTGATCCGCCAGAGCACAGGTGAGAAATTAACCTCTGTATTTCTTCTCCTCCTACCAGAATCGATTTTTAGATGAAACCCCACTAATGAGGATCTTAACAAATCACATAACTTTCATTTAATTGCCAGGCCACGCTACTTTAGCTCGGCCCAAGACTCTGCTGGTGAGCTCTCCTTCCACCAAGCTGCTTTCACTGGAGGAAGCCCAAGCTCGGACCCAAGCCCAACTCAACTCTCCTGTGTCTCCTGACAGCAAGTATATTGATGTGGGAGAGGGCCCTGCCGCCCTCCAGGGCAAGTTTCACACGGTCATAGACTTTCCGTCTGAGAGGTTTGTGCTGATTTTAGCATTGTGGCATTTGACCCAAAATTATGCAGTGCAGTTGTGGAGTGGTAACTGGTATTTGTTTTGGGTAAATTTAGGAAGAAGGGTTCAACCAAGTCCAAAAAGTCTCCGGTTGGAAACTGGCTTTCTTTCTTTAATATGGGAAAGTCCTCTGCTCCTTCCAAACCCAAACTACAAAGACATCCTAGTGAGCCCAATGAAATGAAGACCACGCCTCTGCCAGGTGCAGCTTTCACCCTCCTGTTTATTCACTCAATATTTATTCTTTAAAGCAATCCATTTCTGGACATATGTAATAAAGTTattcaaatgtaaataattgATTTGAATACAATGCATGGGTTATACATTATTGCattttggcagacgcttttatccaaggTATACATTGTAATGTACTGAATTGCCTACCAAGACGGCAGTTTTATGCATCATACAgtagcctatatatatatatacagtcatTGACCTGTGGTTCACTTTCACAGGTGGTAGAGGAGACACAGGAACGCTACGATCTGCTAAAAGTGAAGAATCTCTTTCCTCTTCGCATAACTTTGAGGGTAAAATCTTCAACACTTCACTTTTTCAATTACCAAGtgctgttattttttttacaggtgtgcattttttgtgtaaatACCACCTGTAGTGACTTTCCCTCCTGATAGGTATCACAGAACCTAGTTGTCCTGAGAAATCACACCTTTATCTGTGACAGCCAGTTAACGCTGTGTATCCATTAAGGTCCTAAACTCTGTCGTCCTCTCTCAGGTGGATCGAATGTGTATCGTCCACGCCGACCCCTTTCCACCAGTGACGCTTTATCCATCTCATTTAATGAGGAGCTGCTGGACAGCCGAGCGACTGGGGACTCGCGGTTCAGCCTCAAAGACCTCAAGAAGGACACTGATGCCTCTTCCTCTTGCATGCCTGCCCTCATATCTCCTCCCCACCCTGCGGCGGATTTGGAGTTTATAGGCATAGCTTCTTCAGATGTAGACCCACTGGCCTTTAAGTGCAGCATGCAACCGACTGATCCCACCGTATCTGATGGAAAGAAAAAAGGCAGTCGCAAGAAGGCGGGAGGCAGCGTTGTTGAAAGCAAGCTTTTTGAGAAAGTCACCAGTCCGTCCCTGCCACCTGATCTCATCCCAGTGCGCTTGGAGGATACAAATCACAACTCCTCTAAAGTGCTAGCTGCCCCAGAGGTGAGAACCTCTAAGACTGGCCAGGAAGGAACCACTAGGAGTTCAGTGGCTAAAACTGTAACCAAGTCCTGTCCATCCGACATGACGTCTCTTACGAAAAAGCCTAGCGTGTCCTCAAAAAGTGACGGAGGACATCAGCGATCTGCCAGCTTCTGCAAAGCAGAAAGTAAATCGGCAAATGTCAAGGAGCACAGAAGAGCAGAGTCAGGTCAGTAGCTGCTTTGTGTTccttaaaataatcaaattattCATGTCCCTTCTGCCTTCAATTTGTGTTCATGTATTTTACCTTcgtcttcctttgtgtttttcCATCTAGGTACAGTGACATTCGAATGCACACCCGGCTTGGTGAGGTCCGTCTCTCTCATAACACCCCAGCCTGCGGTAAAGAACGCTGCTCGTATGCTAGCTCTGGAGCTACACGAGTCCGCCCAGCAGGCCACTCGACTAAGCAAACGTGGTAGCTCTGAACCCCCTACACCCGTTTCTCCAGTTCACCATCACAACACGCTGTTCACGCTTCAGTTTCCTCCTCAACATCCCCTTCAGGCATCTTCTGATAGAGAGGGACAGTATGTAGCTAGGACTTTCCCGGATCCTTCCAGCACCATGTCTACCGAGAGCCACACCGATGCGGGCAGCCTGCGTAGCACCTGCGCCTGCCACGGCAGCGAGAGCGGCCTCAGCTTCTCTGATGGCTGCGATGCTTGCACGCATGGGCCCCCTCAAGGTTTCTCTCCTCGTAGAGATACAGATACACAGTTGGTACCAGAAGACCACACAGCTATGAGAGAGAACATCCGCCATGTTGGAGTTGGTACGGATGGAGGTGGTCCAAGCCAGGATGATAAGATAGAAGTGTATGAACGTTTGCAGCCTTCGGAGAGATTCTCCGAGCAAATGTCTTTGGACAGTCAGTCAGCCATTGAAGCGCTACACAACAAACAGGCGGCTAATGCCGCCAACTTCCGAGCCATTTTGGCGGAAACGGTCGTGCCTGCTTCGGTGCACGAAGTTCTTCCGCACGCTTCAGATTCTCCTCCATCCAAGTTAGTCTATCAGTACCAACCAAAAGACACAAGGTCTGCTCACTCCCAACACTGGTCAAGCTCAATAAGACAAAGCACGCCTTATTATCAGCCCGAAGATGGGCATCCCCATCCCAGAGTTCTCTCAAGAAACTACTGCAATACGCTCGCTCCACGATCCCTGCACCAGTCTATTAAATATAAAGGTCAAAGGGAAGAATACTCTTCAGTTGGTCCCTATAAACATGGAGGGCCAAGGTATCCCCCACTAGATGGAGCCTCCGTATATCCGACTATACGCCGGGTGCGCTCCATGCACGCTCCCCCGGAGGACAAGTTTTACTTCCTTCAGCGTCAAGGCAGCCAGTATAAACCTTACCCAAAGCCACCACCATCAGACATCCGACCTTACTTCGAAGATGGGAAAGTTCGTTACAGGTACAGCCCTTATTCGGAAGCTCGATACAATAAAGTGGATCAACACCGAGAAAACAGTCAAGGATATACTCTCTCTTACACTTTAAGCAAACTGCCTTCTCGTCCATTAAAGGTTATGGGCGGCACTGAAAACTACCGCAAGCCTCAACACAACCTGCCACTGAACAATGAGTCTGACTTTATGACCAGAGATCTCCAGCCAAGAACGAAGAATCCTCCTCTATACGAGGCATTTAATTCTGGTTTATCTGATCGTCATTTTAGCCAGTCCATTAGACGGGAAAGCTCAGCCAAAGAGAGGTCGTTCGGTCCAGTTTTGCCTCAGTCCCATGTTGGAAGAAGCAGCCGGCAGTGCCAGGAGACAATGCACACTAGGAGCAGATCAAACTCTGGAAAAGAGATGCTGATCTCCACCGAAGGGGCTGATGGGAAATACAGGGTTACCATGGTGTCTCATTACTCCCCAGAGCACACCCTTTCTGATCCCGATATGCCTACACCTTATCAGTCAGACCGCTACGGTGGCGGGCAAGGAGCCAGATCGGCTTATATAATGAAGCAGAGTCGGTCCATGCACAACTACTCCTCAGCACTGCCCCGCAACCTTACCCTTCATAAGGAATACAGCTGCCCGGATTTTAAACAGACCGGTTCCAGTGAAAGCTATAAACTGACACACCCAAACCAGGACAGACTGGTGTATAACACCCTCAGAAACTCTTTGAAAGAAGACTACCGGTACATGACCAAGGATTCTCAAAAGTCTAAGAGATCTCAAAGCGTAAAAACTCGCCATACGCCTGCTCAAACCAGAATCAGTCTGGAGCGAGATCACAGACAGTCATTTTCTTCCCAAAGTCGGACAAGGACTCGTAGCATGCACGTGCCATCTCGCTCCGACTACTCGGAAAGTTACGTATCGGTACACGCAAAGGTCCCCAAGACCAGTCGAGCCGGATCTGGCGCTTTCCCGAACTATGGTTGCATGCCACTTCATAATAATAACAGACTTTACTCTACTGCTGTGGGCCATGCAGGGTTTCATCAGACAGAGCTCAGACCTGAGATGCAGATTTATGCTGAATAGGAGATTATAAATATAACCTCTGCAGGGCAGTGGTTTTCTATTGCTAataagattaaaataatatttaacatttcaaaataaaagttaatatttaacatttcaaaataaaagtctgaaAAATGCTTTGATTGTTCACTGAGTGGTTTCGATCACTGTATGCACTGCATAAATTTAGGGGAAATTACACCTAGATTGTGGTGACGGATTCCTGTGGCTTTATTGCTGCTTTGATTTGTTAAGGTGTATCTTGTTAGTTTTGTCATTTTGTCACTAGAGGTCACAGTTCACAAAAAAACATGATCTTTATTGGATAGGAAAATTAACAATGGCTTTGAACAggtgcaatatatatataggtgCCACtgccttgtgtttttaaagagtGTAGTTATGTAGTACCATCACTGTGGAATCCAAGcatagttatatatatatgtcaatAACATCAGCATATATAGATCTAACGTCTAAATAACTAAGAAAGGTCATGAAAGGGAGATCTGTTTTAAATTAACCCCCAGTATTTTCTTCTCTGCATTTTATAATCACGCACTTTATAGTTGGTCTGTGTTTTCATGTATCAGGCACTTTAGTATGGTCATTTTTACACatatttctttgttttctttttttagataaaaatgtatgtgatCTGTAAAGCCTACTGGTTTACTATTGGCTGTAGTAACCATTAAATGTTACATATGGGAATACATGTACTGTTTAACAGTTTTCAAATGTGTACTGTTCTTAATTCTAGTTGATTTTATgcatttgtatttgttaatacttttcattttctctcattaaagttatttattcaAAATCATGACATGTGCCCTTGTTTCACCAATGCTTGgatcattgttattttttttacaaaagccTAGAAAGTTGTTGAATTATAACCAAATGATGAGAGAGTTTGCTGACTTCTATTAGATTCCCTACTGTTGTGCTAAGATTTATTGCAGGCCATCTACCCTAAAGCTTTCTCTTCATGTCAGGAAGTAATATTACTACCATATCCCCTGttattgttacattttaatgcattttgtaTTAACGATTAATATAAATGACTCTGGGTTTTGTGTTTATAGTGCCCTGCAGGTGTTTATCAGTGAACAGCAGAGGGCACTGCAGCATTGGAGACGTGCTGTATTTAATGACGCTCGTGCATTGAAGTTTTCTCAGTGTGAACTAATGTGAAGGGAGATCAAAGGTTCTGGGTTTCTGATGCAATACAATTATTATTTCGGTAAGATTACTTTTCTGTTCATTGTCCAAAGTATGATGAGTTTACAGTAGGATTTTGAACTGTCAGAAATGGCGGTATAAATGAACCTGAAGAGTTGAGATGCAGTGCACTGGCGGATCATTATTTGATAGCTACTGTATGAAATATTAACAGTTCTCACGctacaagcaaaaaaaaaaacggttgAGAGTTAATCTATCCAGTATTGTACTGACTTACCTTTTGAGTTTTAATTGGATAAATTCAACACCTTAAAATCTATATTTAACGTAGACTTTTCTGTATTTGTTAGTAGATTTAAAATGGGCAGCGTGCATTGACGTCAGAGAGTTGGGGCGGGGCATATCGAGTCGCTCctcctttatt from Paramisgurnus dabryanus chromosome 8, PD_genome_1.1, whole genome shotgun sequence includes:
- the arhgap32a gene encoding rho GTPase-activating protein 32 isoform X4, with the protein product MLTAYISRFSAIADNKINCGPVLTWMEIDNKGNHLLVHDESSINVPAVAAAHVIKRYTAQAPDELSFEVGDIVSVIDMPPKDDTGWWRGKHGFQVGFFPSECVELISEKIPSNVTNSLAKPVSKKHGKLITFLRTFMKSRPTKQKLKQRGILKERVFGCDLGEHLLNSGHDVPQVIRSCTEFIERHGVVDGIYRLSGISSNIQKLRHEFDSEDVPDLTKDTYVQDIHSVGSLCKLYFRELPNPLLTYQLYEKFSDAVSAATDEERLIKVHDVIQQLPPPHYRTLEFLMRHLSCMGTYSKVTNMHYKNLAIVWAPNLLRSKQIESACFSGTSAFMEVRVQSVVVEFILNHVDALFSPKLSTLIRQSTGHATLARPKTLLVSSPSTKLLSLEEAQARTQAQLNSPVSPDSKYIDVGEGPAALQGKFHTVIDFPSERKKGSTKSKKSPVGNWLSFFNMGKSSAPSKPKLQRHPSEPNEMKTTPLPGGRGDTGTLRSAKSEESLSSSHNFEGGSNVYRPRRPLSTSDALSISFNEELLDSRATGDSRFSLKDLKKDTDASSSCMPALISPPHPAADLEFIGIASSDVDPLAFKCSMQPTDPTVSDGKKKGSRKKAGGSVVESKLFEKVTSPSLPPDLIPVRLEDTNHNSSKVLAAPEVRTSKTGQEGTTRSSVAKTVTKSCPSDMTSLTKKPSVSSKSDGGHQRSASFCKAESKSANVKEHRRAESGTVTFECTPGLVRSVSLITPQPAVKNAARMLALELHESAQQATRLSKRGSSEPPTPVSPVHHHNTLFTLQFPPQHPLQASSDREGQYVARTFPDPSSTMSTESHTDAGSLRSTCACHGSESGLSFSDGCDACTHGPPQGFSPRRDTDTQLVPEDHTAMRENIRHVGVGTDGGGPSQDDKIEVYERLQPSERFSEQMSLDSQSAIEALHNKQAANAANFRAILAETVVPASVHEVLPHASDSPPSKLVYQYQPKDTRSAHSQHWSSSIRQSTPYYQPEDGHPHPRVLSRNYCNTLAPRSLHQSIKYKGQREEYSSVGPYKHGGPRYPPLDGASVYPTIRRVRSMHAPPEDKFYFLQRQGSQYKPYPKPPPSDIRPYFEDGKVRYRYSPYSEARYNKVDQHRENSQGYTLSYTLSKLPSRPLKVMGGTENYRKPQHNLPLNNESDFMTRDLQPRTKNPPLYEAFNSGLSDRHFSQSIRRESSAKERSFGPVLPQSHVGRSSRQCQETMHTRSRSNSGKEMLISTEGADGKYRVTMVSHYSPEHTLSDPDMPTPYQSDRYGGGQGARSAYIMKQSRSMHNYSSALPRNLTLHKEYSCPDFKQTGSSESYKLTHPNQDRLVYNTLRNSLKEDYRYMTKDSQKSKRSQSVKTRHTPAQTRISLERDHRQSFSSQSRTRTRSMHVPSRSDYSESYVSVHAKVPKTSRAGSGAFPNYGCMPLHNNNRLYSTAVGHAGFHQTELRPEMQIYAE